The following proteins come from a genomic window of Athalia rosae chromosome 1, iyAthRosa1.1, whole genome shotgun sequence:
- the LOC105690941 gene encoding cytochrome c oxidase assembly protein COX15 homolog isoform X3 — protein sequence MKMLSIVRQSAKIFYRSNLTETCYVGRTLMVSSSTRAINTSGYKILRKLPSQVTKIQSVLRQSGTIALSYASKATPKSKKVVGSWLLTCSGMVFVAVALGGITRLTESGLSMVTWKLLGEKMPSTEADWIEEFEKYKQFPEFKISNTEISLQEFKRIWWMEYLHRTWGRLIGAAFILPATFFWARGWLDSQAKIRILILGSLIGMQGLMGWYMVKSGLEDRFDGPSDVPRVSQYRLASHLGLALIIYSGFFYSALDYLMPAKRVAVDYFSSEKVKTHVTQGLRRLRVMAYSSKGLVFLTALSGAFVAGMDAGLVYNTFPKMADKWIPDDILAISPVLRNFTENATTVQFDHRILGITTLSMITATWLFSRKYVLPGRGSKAAMALLCFGYLQVILGITTLLHHVPIPLAASHQSGSLAVLSSALWLCHELKYVKHLPK from the exons atgaa aaTGTTGAGTATAGTTCGCCAAtctgccaaaattttttaccggAGTAATCTGACAGAAACATGTTACGTTGGACGAACGCTTATGGTCTCTTCTTCGACAAGAGCAATCAACACAAGTGGATATAAAATTCTACGCAAGCTGCCGTCTCAAGTTACCAAA ATACAAAGCGTTCTAAGACAATCTGGGACTATTGCATTGAGCTATGCATCTAAAGCAaccccaaaatcgaagaaGGTTGTCGGTAGTTGGCTGTTGACTTGTAGCGGAATGGTTTTTGTAGCTGTAGCTTTAG GGGGCATAACTAGACTGACTGAATCCGGGCTATCTATGGTCACATGGAAATtacttggagaaaaaatgcCTTCAACAGAAGCTGATTGGATTGAGGAGTTTGAGAAGTACAAACAATTCCCAGAATTCAAGAT ATCAAACACAGAAATTTCACTGCAGGAGTTCAAGCGAATTTGGTGGATGGAATACTTGCACAGAACATGGGGAAGGCTGATAGGCGCAGCATTCATACTTCCAGCAACATTTTTCTGGGCGAGAGGATGGCTGGATTCGCAAGCAAAGATACGAATTCTTATACTGGGATCGCTGATTGGAATGCAGGGTTTAATGGGATGGTATATGGTCAAGTCTGGACTAGAAGATAGATTCGACGGTCCATCCGATGTGCCAAGAGTTTCACAGTACCGACTCGCATCCCACCTTGGCTTAGCTCTGATCATCTATTCAGGATTTTTCTACAGTGCACTGGACTATTTGATGCCGGCAAAACGAGTAGCTGTAGACTACTTTAGCTCGGAAAAGGTGAAGACGCACGTAACGCAGGGCTTGCGGAGACTTAGAGTGATGGCTTATTCGTCAAAGGGGCTCGTTTTCCTCACTGCTCTGTCTGGAGCCTTTGTCGCTGGTATGGATGCTGGGCTTGTCTATAACACCTTTCCCAAAATGGCAGACAAATGGATACCGGATGATATCCTTGCTATCTCACCAGTACTCAGAAACTTTACCGAAAATGCAACTACTGTTCAATTCGATCATCGAATATTA GGAATAACAACACTATCGATGATAACGGCGACTTGGCTATTTTCTCGAAAGTATGTTTTACCAGGCAGAGGTTCCAAGGCAGCCATGGCACTCCTCTGCTTTGGATATCTGCAGGTCATATTAGGTATCACAACGCTTCTGCACCACGTCCCTATACCGCTAGCTGCGTCCCATCAGAGTGGAAGTTTAGCAGTGTTATCATCAGCATTGTGGCTTTGCCACGAATTGAAATATGTGAAACACTTACCCAAGTAA
- the LOC105690941 gene encoding cytochrome c oxidase assembly protein COX15 homolog isoform X1, translating into MLEWVDHFWSERVSGSVPLFLYQERSRIFPDPVLMLSIVRQSAKIFYRSNLTETCYVGRTLMVSSSTRAINTSGYKILRKLPSQVTKIQSVLRQSGTIALSYASKATPKSKKVVGSWLLTCSGMVFVAVALGGITRLTESGLSMVTWKLLGEKMPSTEADWIEEFEKYKQFPEFKISNTEISLQEFKRIWWMEYLHRTWGRLIGAAFILPATFFWARGWLDSQAKIRILILGSLIGMQGLMGWYMVKSGLEDRFDGPSDVPRVSQYRLASHLGLALIIYSGFFYSALDYLMPAKRVAVDYFSSEKVKTHVTQGLRRLRVMAYSSKGLVFLTALSGAFVAGMDAGLVYNTFPKMADKWIPDDILAISPVLRNFTENATTVQFDHRILGITTLSMITATWLFSRKYVLPGRGSKAAMALLCFGYLQVILGITTLLHHVPIPLAASHQSGSLAVLSSALWLCHELKYVKHLPK; encoded by the exons ATGCTCGAATGGGTAGACCATTTCTGGTCAGAGCGTGTCAGTGGATCTGTTCCTCTCTTTCTATATCAAGAGCGTAGCAGGATATTCCCGGATCCCGTGTt aaTGTTGAGTATAGTTCGCCAAtctgccaaaattttttaccggAGTAATCTGACAGAAACATGTTACGTTGGACGAACGCTTATGGTCTCTTCTTCGACAAGAGCAATCAACACAAGTGGATATAAAATTCTACGCAAGCTGCCGTCTCAAGTTACCAAA ATACAAAGCGTTCTAAGACAATCTGGGACTATTGCATTGAGCTATGCATCTAAAGCAaccccaaaatcgaagaaGGTTGTCGGTAGTTGGCTGTTGACTTGTAGCGGAATGGTTTTTGTAGCTGTAGCTTTAG GGGGCATAACTAGACTGACTGAATCCGGGCTATCTATGGTCACATGGAAATtacttggagaaaaaatgcCTTCAACAGAAGCTGATTGGATTGAGGAGTTTGAGAAGTACAAACAATTCCCAGAATTCAAGAT ATCAAACACAGAAATTTCACTGCAGGAGTTCAAGCGAATTTGGTGGATGGAATACTTGCACAGAACATGGGGAAGGCTGATAGGCGCAGCATTCATACTTCCAGCAACATTTTTCTGGGCGAGAGGATGGCTGGATTCGCAAGCAAAGATACGAATTCTTATACTGGGATCGCTGATTGGAATGCAGGGTTTAATGGGATGGTATATGGTCAAGTCTGGACTAGAAGATAGATTCGACGGTCCATCCGATGTGCCAAGAGTTTCACAGTACCGACTCGCATCCCACCTTGGCTTAGCTCTGATCATCTATTCAGGATTTTTCTACAGTGCACTGGACTATTTGATGCCGGCAAAACGAGTAGCTGTAGACTACTTTAGCTCGGAAAAGGTGAAGACGCACGTAACGCAGGGCTTGCGGAGACTTAGAGTGATGGCTTATTCGTCAAAGGGGCTCGTTTTCCTCACTGCTCTGTCTGGAGCCTTTGTCGCTGGTATGGATGCTGGGCTTGTCTATAACACCTTTCCCAAAATGGCAGACAAATGGATACCGGATGATATCCTTGCTATCTCACCAGTACTCAGAAACTTTACCGAAAATGCAACTACTGTTCAATTCGATCATCGAATATTA GGAATAACAACACTATCGATGATAACGGCGACTTGGCTATTTTCTCGAAAGTATGTTTTACCAGGCAGAGGTTCCAAGGCAGCCATGGCACTCCTCTGCTTTGGATATCTGCAGGTCATATTAGGTATCACAACGCTTCTGCACCACGTCCCTATACCGCTAGCTGCGTCCCATCAGAGTGGAAGTTTAGCAGTGTTATCATCAGCATTGTGGCTTTGCCACGAATTGAAATATGTGAAACACTTACCCAAGTAA
- the LOC105690941 gene encoding cytochrome c oxidase assembly protein COX15 homolog isoform X2, whose translation MHLKMLSIVRQSAKIFYRSNLTETCYVGRTLMVSSSTRAINTSGYKILRKLPSQVTKIQSVLRQSGTIALSYASKATPKSKKVVGSWLLTCSGMVFVAVALGGITRLTESGLSMVTWKLLGEKMPSTEADWIEEFEKYKQFPEFKISNTEISLQEFKRIWWMEYLHRTWGRLIGAAFILPATFFWARGWLDSQAKIRILILGSLIGMQGLMGWYMVKSGLEDRFDGPSDVPRVSQYRLASHLGLALIIYSGFFYSALDYLMPAKRVAVDYFSSEKVKTHVTQGLRRLRVMAYSSKGLVFLTALSGAFVAGMDAGLVYNTFPKMADKWIPDDILAISPVLRNFTENATTVQFDHRILGITTLSMITATWLFSRKYVLPGRGSKAAMALLCFGYLQVILGITTLLHHVPIPLAASHQSGSLAVLSSALWLCHELKYVKHLPK comes from the exons ATGCATTTGAA aaTGTTGAGTATAGTTCGCCAAtctgccaaaattttttaccggAGTAATCTGACAGAAACATGTTACGTTGGACGAACGCTTATGGTCTCTTCTTCGACAAGAGCAATCAACACAAGTGGATATAAAATTCTACGCAAGCTGCCGTCTCAAGTTACCAAA ATACAAAGCGTTCTAAGACAATCTGGGACTATTGCATTGAGCTATGCATCTAAAGCAaccccaaaatcgaagaaGGTTGTCGGTAGTTGGCTGTTGACTTGTAGCGGAATGGTTTTTGTAGCTGTAGCTTTAG GGGGCATAACTAGACTGACTGAATCCGGGCTATCTATGGTCACATGGAAATtacttggagaaaaaatgcCTTCAACAGAAGCTGATTGGATTGAGGAGTTTGAGAAGTACAAACAATTCCCAGAATTCAAGAT ATCAAACACAGAAATTTCACTGCAGGAGTTCAAGCGAATTTGGTGGATGGAATACTTGCACAGAACATGGGGAAGGCTGATAGGCGCAGCATTCATACTTCCAGCAACATTTTTCTGGGCGAGAGGATGGCTGGATTCGCAAGCAAAGATACGAATTCTTATACTGGGATCGCTGATTGGAATGCAGGGTTTAATGGGATGGTATATGGTCAAGTCTGGACTAGAAGATAGATTCGACGGTCCATCCGATGTGCCAAGAGTTTCACAGTACCGACTCGCATCCCACCTTGGCTTAGCTCTGATCATCTATTCAGGATTTTTCTACAGTGCACTGGACTATTTGATGCCGGCAAAACGAGTAGCTGTAGACTACTTTAGCTCGGAAAAGGTGAAGACGCACGTAACGCAGGGCTTGCGGAGACTTAGAGTGATGGCTTATTCGTCAAAGGGGCTCGTTTTCCTCACTGCTCTGTCTGGAGCCTTTGTCGCTGGTATGGATGCTGGGCTTGTCTATAACACCTTTCCCAAAATGGCAGACAAATGGATACCGGATGATATCCTTGCTATCTCACCAGTACTCAGAAACTTTACCGAAAATGCAACTACTGTTCAATTCGATCATCGAATATTA GGAATAACAACACTATCGATGATAACGGCGACTTGGCTATTTTCTCGAAAGTATGTTTTACCAGGCAGAGGTTCCAAGGCAGCCATGGCACTCCTCTGCTTTGGATATCTGCAGGTCATATTAGGTATCACAACGCTTCTGCACCACGTCCCTATACCGCTAGCTGCGTCCCATCAGAGTGGAAGTTTAGCAGTGTTATCATCAGCATTGTGGCTTTGCCACGAATTGAAATATGTGAAACACTTACCCAAGTAA
- the LOC105690941 gene encoding cytochrome c oxidase assembly protein COX15 homolog isoform X4, with amino-acid sequence MLSIVRQSAKIFYRSNLTETCYVGRTLMVSSSTRAINTSGYKILRKLPSQVTKIQSVLRQSGTIALSYASKATPKSKKVVGSWLLTCSGMVFVAVALGGITRLTESGLSMVTWKLLGEKMPSTEADWIEEFEKYKQFPEFKISNTEISLQEFKRIWWMEYLHRTWGRLIGAAFILPATFFWARGWLDSQAKIRILILGSLIGMQGLMGWYMVKSGLEDRFDGPSDVPRVSQYRLASHLGLALIIYSGFFYSALDYLMPAKRVAVDYFSSEKVKTHVTQGLRRLRVMAYSSKGLVFLTALSGAFVAGMDAGLVYNTFPKMADKWIPDDILAISPVLRNFTENATTVQFDHRILGITTLSMITATWLFSRKYVLPGRGSKAAMALLCFGYLQVILGITTLLHHVPIPLAASHQSGSLAVLSSALWLCHELKYVKHLPK; translated from the exons aTGTTGAGTATAGTTCGCCAAtctgccaaaattttttaccggAGTAATCTGACAGAAACATGTTACGTTGGACGAACGCTTATGGTCTCTTCTTCGACAAGAGCAATCAACACAAGTGGATATAAAATTCTACGCAAGCTGCCGTCTCAAGTTACCAAA ATACAAAGCGTTCTAAGACAATCTGGGACTATTGCATTGAGCTATGCATCTAAAGCAaccccaaaatcgaagaaGGTTGTCGGTAGTTGGCTGTTGACTTGTAGCGGAATGGTTTTTGTAGCTGTAGCTTTAG GGGGCATAACTAGACTGACTGAATCCGGGCTATCTATGGTCACATGGAAATtacttggagaaaaaatgcCTTCAACAGAAGCTGATTGGATTGAGGAGTTTGAGAAGTACAAACAATTCCCAGAATTCAAGAT ATCAAACACAGAAATTTCACTGCAGGAGTTCAAGCGAATTTGGTGGATGGAATACTTGCACAGAACATGGGGAAGGCTGATAGGCGCAGCATTCATACTTCCAGCAACATTTTTCTGGGCGAGAGGATGGCTGGATTCGCAAGCAAAGATACGAATTCTTATACTGGGATCGCTGATTGGAATGCAGGGTTTAATGGGATGGTATATGGTCAAGTCTGGACTAGAAGATAGATTCGACGGTCCATCCGATGTGCCAAGAGTTTCACAGTACCGACTCGCATCCCACCTTGGCTTAGCTCTGATCATCTATTCAGGATTTTTCTACAGTGCACTGGACTATTTGATGCCGGCAAAACGAGTAGCTGTAGACTACTTTAGCTCGGAAAAGGTGAAGACGCACGTAACGCAGGGCTTGCGGAGACTTAGAGTGATGGCTTATTCGTCAAAGGGGCTCGTTTTCCTCACTGCTCTGTCTGGAGCCTTTGTCGCTGGTATGGATGCTGGGCTTGTCTATAACACCTTTCCCAAAATGGCAGACAAATGGATACCGGATGATATCCTTGCTATCTCACCAGTACTCAGAAACTTTACCGAAAATGCAACTACTGTTCAATTCGATCATCGAATATTA GGAATAACAACACTATCGATGATAACGGCGACTTGGCTATTTTCTCGAAAGTATGTTTTACCAGGCAGAGGTTCCAAGGCAGCCATGGCACTCCTCTGCTTTGGATATCTGCAGGTCATATTAGGTATCACAACGCTTCTGCACCACGTCCCTATACCGCTAGCTGCGTCCCATCAGAGTGGAAGTTTAGCAGTGTTATCATCAGCATTGTGGCTTTGCCACGAATTGAAATATGTGAAACACTTACCCAAGTAA
- the LOC105690920 gene encoding decapping and exoribonuclease protein-like: MDVNRFSVDRSLRSNANFPHFGRPKVIGYFSLDENKKFMPNAAQLRYLVRSSDITTELDLKQGYHLCKQLTTADEQGLESLLRWILLNTPKIRADQESDRWLQPHFVCFRGLLTTICCTPFERQEGWIFSASKWRGTIYLNRFLTEEAQHAKNNYPESLLQFMAWGYKFEQYLLSESPGQIPDTSQAVNAAPEFDILFKSRLAEHKLLYAAEIDGVESDEILAEPIDWDKKKLVELKTCRIIEDTRRHRNFRRYKLIKWWCQSFLVGIENVICGFRDDNGIVKHITSFEVAEMARMSKEFWTGSECMNFAADFLNFVKSVVKEDYDKSVYKFEWAPGRDVQVKVFPGKCEYSALPQWFINNAEPYNRIS; encoded by the exons ATGGATGTTAATCGATTTAGTGTTGATAGATCGTTGCGCAGTAATGCTAATTTTCCTCATTTCGGTAGACCAAAGGTTATTGGATACTTTAGCCTagatgagaacaaaaaatttatgccaaaTGCAGCGCAACTAAGGTACCTCGTCCGTTCGTCA gataTTACTACTGAGCTCGATCTCAAACAAGGCTACCATTTGTGTAAACAATTAACCACAGCTGATGAACAGGGATTGGAGAGTTTATTGCGATGGATTTTGCTAAACACGCCCAAAATCAGAGCCGACCAAGAATCTGATAGATG GCTTCAGCCACATTTTGTTTGCTTTCGTGGCCTCTTAACTACCATATGCTGTACACCGTTTGAAAGACAAGAGGGGTGGATATTCAGTGCTTCTAAATGGCGAGGGACAATTTATCTAAATCGATTTCTCACGGAGGAAGCGCAGCATGCAAAAAACAATTATCCAGAGTCTTTGCTACAGTTCATGGCATGGGGATATAAATTTGAACAGTATTTACTTTCAG AATCACCCGGGCAGATCCCAGATACTTCGCAAGCTGTAAATGCAGCACCAGAGTTTGACATTCTctttaaatctagacttgctGAACACAAATTATTGTATGCGGCAGAGATTGATGGGGTTGAATCAGATGAGATACTGGCAGAGCCAATAGATTGGGATAAAAAGAAACTGGTAGAGCTAAAAACATGCCGAATTATAGAGGACACAAGGCGGCATCGAAATTTCAGAAGATACAAGCTCATAAAATGGTGGTGCCAAAGTTTTCTTGTTGGTATTGAGAATGTCATCTGTGGATTCAGAGATGACAATGGAATTGTGAAGCATATCACCAGTTTCGAAGTTGCAGAGATGGCCAGAATGTCCAAG GAATTCTGGACTGGGTCAGAATGTATGAACTTTGCTGCCGATTTTCTAAACTTTGTCAAGTCAGTGGTTAAAGAGGACTATGACAAAAGCGTCTACAAATTTGAGTGGGCACCAGGTAGAGACGTACAGGTGAAAGTGTTCCCTGGTAAATGCGAATACTCGGCACTCCCACAATGGTTCATCAATAATGCAGAACCATATAATCGCATCAGCTAA
- the LOC105690933 gene encoding tubulin alpha-4 chain-like, giving the protein MAKANKGQGASKSGEVITIFVGQAGVQMGNACWELFCLEHGIKPDGYLCEGFKVVDKTFQKFFAPSQAEKLVPRTLIVDLEPTVINQIRTGPYKNLFDPATLISGKEDAANCYARGYYSVGSESIDLVLDRIRKVAEGCPKLSGFIVFRSFGGGTGSGFSTLLLERITADYPNKFRLDFAIYPAPHISTVVVEPYNSVLTTHGTLDFEDCCFIADNEAIYDIYTKHLEVELPNYKDVNRLLAQVISSITASLRFEGAINVSLEELQTNLVPYPRIHFPLVAYSPFASRKRALSNQIDVARVTNECFETTNQILKCDPRKGAYLSCCLLYRGDVSPTDVNQATQSLKESKQINFVDWCPTGFKLGINYQPLVTVPGGDLANTPRSVVMLSNNTAVKHAWSRIGHKYDLMYQQKAFLHHYISEGMEESEFEDARDDIKTLIQDYEEVTT; this is encoded by the exons ATGGCTAAAGCAAATAAGGGTCAGGGAGCAAGTAAGTCGGGGGAGGTTATAACGATATTTGTGGGTCAGGCTGGGGTGCAGATGGGAAATGCGTGCTGGGAACTATTCTGCTTAGAACATGGTATAAAGCCGGATGGATATCTGTGCGAGGGGTTCAAAGTCGTCGATAAGACTTTTCAGAAGTTCTTCGCTCCTTCCCAA GCTGAAAAATTGGTACCTCGAACGCTTATAGTAGATCTCGAGCCAACGGTAATCAACCAGATCAGAACTGGCCCCTATAAAAATCTCTTTGATCCTGCTACTCTGATATCTGGCAAAGAAGATGCTGCGAATTGTTACGCCAGAGGCTACTATTCAGTCGGTTCCGAATCCATCGATCTCGTCCTTGATCGCATTAGAAAAGTGGCTGAAGGATGTCCAAAATTATCAGGGTTCATCGTTTTTAG ATCTTTTGGCGGCGGTACCGGAAGTGGTTTCTCTACTCTTTTGTTGGAACGAATAACTGCCGATTATCCGAATAAATTTAGACTGGATTTTGCAATTTATCCAGCCCCTCATATTTCAACGGTAGTTGTCGAACCCTATAATTCTGTTCTAACCACTCACGGTACTCTAGATTTCGAGGATTGCTGCTTCATCGCGGACAACGAAGCAATTTACGATATTTATACTAA GCATCTCGAAGTGGAACTACCGAATTACAAGGACGTAAATCGACTTTTAGCCCAAGTTATTTCAAGTATCACAGCTTCCCTTCGATTTGAGGGAGCGATTAACGTCAGCTTAGAAGAACTTCAAACGAACCTGGTACCTTATCCCCGTATTCATTTCCCTCTGGTCGCATATTCACCATTCGCAAGCCGCAAAAGAGCGCTTTCCAACCAAATAGACGTCGCCCGTGTTACCAATGAATGTTTCGAGACCACGAACCAG ATCTTAAAGTGTGATCCAAGAAAAGGAGCTTATTTGAGTTGCTGTTTACTGTACAGGGGAGACGTCAGTCCGACAGATGTAAATCAGGCGACTCAGTCGTTGAAAGAATCGAAACAAATAAACTTCGTCGATTGGTGTCCGACGGGGTTCAAG ttGGGAATAAATTATCAACCTCTTGTGACAGTTCCCGGTGGAGATTTGGCAAATACGCCACGTTCGGTTGTGATGTTGAGTAACAATACGGCTGTGAAACACGCGTGGTCACGTATTGGTCACAAATACGACCTTATGTACCAACAAAAGGCCTTTCTTCATCATTATATCTCCGAAGGAATGGAAGAAAGTGAATTTGAGGATGCTCGGGATGACATAAAGACCTTAATACAAGACTATGAAGAAGTAACTACCTGA